The window TGTTTGGTGTAATCCACCGAGCGAAGCAAGTAGCCAGAATGTTAATGTTGGATGTAATCCACCGAGCGAAGCAAGTAGCCAGAATGTTAATGTTGGATGTAATCCACCGAGCGAAGCAAGTAGCCAGAATGTTAATGTTGGGTGTAATCCACCGAGCGAAGCAAGTAGCCAGAATGTTAATGTTGGGTGTAATCCACCGAGCGAAGCAAGTAGCCAGAATGTTAATGTTGGGTGTAATCCACCGAGCGAAGCAAGTAGCCAGAATGTTAATGTTGGATGTAATCCACCGAGCGAAGCAAGTAGCCAGAATGTTAATGTTGGATGTAATCCACCGAGCGAAGCAAGCACCCAGAATGTTAATGTTGGTGTAATCCACCGAGCGAAGCAAGTAGCCAGAATGTTAATGTTGGATGTAATCCACCGAGCGAAGCAAGTAGCCAGAATGTTAATGTTGGATGTAATCCACCGAGCGAAGCAAGTAGCCAGAATGTTAATGTTGGATGTAATCCACCGAGCGAAGCAAGCACCCAGAATGTTAATGTTGGATGTAATCCACCGAGCGAAGCAAGTAGTCAGAATGTTAATGTTGGATGTAATCCACCGAGCGAAGCAAGTAGCCAGAATGTTAATGTTGGGTGTAATCCACCGAGCGAAGCAAGTAGCCAGAATGTTACTGTTGGATGTAATCCACCGAGCGAAGCAAGTAGCCAGAATGTTAATGTTTGATGTAATCCACCGAGCGAAGCAAGTAGCCAGAATGTTAATGTTTGATGTAATCCACCGAGCGAAGCAAGTAGTCAGAATGTTAATGTTTGATGTAATCCACCGAGCGAAGCAAGTAGTCAGAATGTTAATGTTGGATGTAATCCACCGAGCGAAGCAAGTAGCCAGAATGTTAATGTTTGATGTAATCCACCGAGCGAAGCAAGTAGCCAGAATGTTAATGTTTGATGTAATCCACCGAGCGAAGCAAGTAGCCAGAATGTTAATGTTTGATGTAATCCACCGAGCGAAGCAAGCAGCCAGAATGTTAATGTTGGATGTAATCCACCGAGCGAAGCAAGTAGCCAGAATGTTAATGTTGGATGTAATCCACCGAGCGAAGCAAGTAGCCAGAATGTTAATGTTGGGTGTAATCCACCGAGCGAAGCAAGTAGCCAGAATGTTAATGTTGGATGTAATCCACCGAGCGAAGCAAGTAGCCAGAATGTTAATGTTGGGTGTAATCCACCGAGCGAAGCAAGTAGCCAGAATGTTAATGTTGGATGTAATCCACCGAGCGAAGCAAGTAGTCAGAATGTTAATGTTTGATGTAATCCACCGAGCGAAGCAAGTAGCCAGAATGTTACTGTTGGATGTAATCCACCGAGCGAAGCAAGTAGCCAGAATGTTAATGTTTGATGTAATCCACCGAGCGAAGCAAGTAGCCAGAATGTTAATGTTTGATGTAATCCACCGAGCGAAGCAAGTAGCCAGAATGTTAATGTTTGGTGTAATCCACCGAGCGAAGCAAGTAGCCAGAATGTTAATGTTGGATGTAATCCACCGAGCGAAGCAAGTAGTCAGAATGTTAATGTTTGATGTAATCCACCGAGCGAAGCAAGCAGCCAGAATGTTAATGTTGGATGTAATCCACCGAGCGAAGCAAGTAGCCAGAATGTTAATGTTGGATGTAATCCACCGAGCGAAGCAAGTAGCCAGAATGTTAATGTTGGATGTAATCCACCGAGCGAAGCAAGTAGCCAGAATGTTAATGTTTGGTGTAATCCACCGAGCGAAGCAAGTAGCCAGAATGTTAATGTTGGATGTAATCCACCGAGCGAAGCAAGTAGCCAGAATGTTAATGTTGGATGTAATCCACCGAGCGAAGCAAGTAGCCAGAATGTTAATGTTGGATGTAATCCACCGAGCGAAGCAAGTAGCCAGAATGTTAATGTTGGATGTAATCCACCGAGCGAAGCAAGTAGCCAGAATGTTAATGTTTGGTGTAATCCACCGAGCGAAGCAAGTAGCCAGAATGTTAATGTTTGATGTAATCCACCGAGCGAAGCAAGTAGCCAGAATGTTAATGTTTGATGTAATCCACCGAGCGAAGCAAGTAGCCAGAATGTTAATGTTGGATGTAATCCACCGAGCGAAGCAAGTAGTCAGAATGTTAATGTTtgatgtgtgtgtaaataggaGACAGCTTTTCTTCGCTGTAAAAGCCCGGATGGACCTGTGGAAGTTTACACGAGAAGAAAGATGTACAAACATCGACAAAGCGCGGTCTTCGTTGAAAAAAACATGACTTTTTAAGCCTCGTCGATCTTTATTCTCCGCCCTtcctgcctccccccccccccccccccccgtccccccTTACCGcccgtatgtgtgtgcgtgcgagcgtctATGTCTGTATGCgcacgtgcatgtgtgtgtgtgtgtacgtgcgtgcctgcgtgtctgtctgtcagtgtctgtcggtctgtctgtgtctgtctgcgttcGTGTGTGAGTGGATGCATACGCGCGTGATCATGCAGTCACGGTGTTCAAAACCTCCGTTTCATCATGGTATGTTGTATTTAATCATACTTTCAGTGAGCGAGGCGGCCCAGTCCACAGCGCGATGTCCACGTGGTTTCACCAGGGTTGACCAGTCGTGCTACCGACACCTCGCACAGGGCGCAACATGGCTGGAAGCAAGGGTAGCTGGACAAATTTCACTCCTTCTGTGTTGTGGCTAGGCTttagtcggggggggggggggggggggggttcgtcTTAATAACTTTTGAAGTTAGAAACATTTGAACTCGGATGTCAACCCAAGCCACGCTTGTCAACGGAAAGCTTTTTTGTTCAAATCGCCAAGTATGGTTTCAATGATATTGCAAATGTGCCATACAACCGAGAACACACCTTGTATGCTGCGCTGAGTAACATCATTCGGTGTCGTAAAAGACTGTCATTAGGGAGATTCAagagacagcacgtttcgttttgcagctcgtttcgtttggtgaatgagtcaccccgcgaaacggaacgtgaaacgagacggcataggccacagacaagatttagatgtattcacgtttcgtttcggaatgaaggaagggcgataaatcttcaagtgaaattatcacgtctgtcctcgatcagaatggggaaaaaaaaccctaggaggtggtccagaatcgggcatactttgattattttcagtccaaataaatcacacagactttgtttatacaaaatcacatacgaagccagaataaaaattcgatgcgatgacctacttctgcttcgccatttgctttcttcaccatgaagttggataaatgtaccaggatcagcacccttcaaaatatttcagttcacaacagttgtctacctccaatgaacacattctcagcgctgaaagactgtgaaagggttgatgaatctagcaatgcataaaatggccaacaaataaaactgttagtgtgcaaaaatactcacaaaagttgacgaaatattgttcgttttttgggggtggaaaacgtgactgcgttttgacgttccacgttccgtttcagttgaccttcacctttccagcgagagactcccgaaatgatgacgtttaccacgacttcaaaacgaaacgtcccgacgtttcgtttattaaatctccgTAATGTCCGCTGCCTGCCTTCCACACATCACTTAGAATAAATACATTAACTGTGTAAAGTGGCCGTGCTGTAGCATTGTAAGTATTCCGGGTTTGATGCTTATtccatagctcagttggtagagcactggacttgtgatcggaaggtcgcaggttcgaattcgggccgggacggacacgggtcaactttatgtgcagacccagagacggaagccatgtcccacccccgtgtcatcacaatggcacgtgaaagaccttggtcattctgccataagtgcaggtggctgaatacacctaaacacgcagacacctgggtagcgcgactccgttgctgctagctttccaccgggaggaagcgacccgaatttcccagcgatgggacaataaagtaatgaaaatgaaatgaaatgaaatgaaatgaaaatgtaattatcttATCCTTGTCAATCGGATTCGTGTAGATTCAAGTTGTGACGCATTtaacttttttcccccaaaGGTATTATGTTCTTGTTTTAATGTTTCAAGTGTTCCCGTTTGGAGGCTTATCCAATATCCTTTCTAATGAGTGAATACAGATGTAGGTTTTGACGTAAGGATACGTTTCCAAGGGTTACTGTGACGCCATGGGCACTGAGCTGGTCTCTGTGGTGACGTCAGAAGACGCACGCCGTCTGCAGGGATATCTGAGAAGCTTCTTTTCAGCCAACGTCGTGACTGGGACGACAAGCACTCTGCCTCCCGACGTCCCGATTCAACCTACACGCAGTACAGTTTAttgattttagtgtgtgtgtgtgtgtgtgtgtgtgtgtgtgtgtgtgtgtgtgtgtgtgtgtgtgtgtgtgtgagtgattgcctgccagtctgtctgtctgacccccccccccccccagggccgaatccaggggggggggtcctgttGCCCGGACcccccgcgccccccccccccccccctggcctgACCATGTACCTCCttcattttgttttgccttTAAAACTCATGACAAATACTCCCAGAATGCGCCAGATTGCACATATTTTAATCTGGATTTCAAAAATTGTCTCTCAACTcccaccccccgccccctctTTGGAGGTTCGGAGGTTCACACCCTCAACTACTAATGTACCCCATCCACAATTGCAAAACCCCCCTCACCCTGCTAAGATCCggccctgccccccccccccccttctctctctctctccctccaccctTTTAATATCCTCCTTCTCCTCAAACTGTGTCGGTCTCTTCTTTCTGAATTAGCTTAGCTTAGGATGACTTAATCATAGAACAACAAACGAACAAGCATACGAAGAAACAACTTGAACAAGATATCTTTTACGTTTCTTAAAATGTTAAATCATGTGCTGTTTGATTAGGTACTCATAAAACGATCGAGCcaaacattttatttattttttatttatttaatgtggatagtttctgttgtgtttttaaactcgcagctttttgtttgtttgtttgtgtttgtgtttgtgtttgtttgtttgttcctttttttctttctttgttccattctttctctttccaaCTTTCTTTCCTTTGTCACCAGGTCCATTTTCTCGCCACATTTGGATGCTGGGGTCGGACCACTTCGAACAAGGGTTTTTTGTGTGGATGAATAAACATCATGATGACGTCACGTATGCAAATTGGGCGCCAGGTCAGCCAATGAAGAGCCGTGTAGGTCAGGTCACGTGCATGGCACTCGACAGGGAACAGGATTTAAAATGGACTACAATGCCTTGCATGCAGCACATGGATTACGTTTGTATCGCCAGGTATTTGAGCTTGGACTTATTTCCTGGAGAACATTTACAGAAATGGCCATACAAGTTTCGCTAagtttaaaagaaaaatgtagGCAGTCTTTGGTGTCACCATAGCCTGAGTGTGGAGTATTAAGACCCCCCTAATAAGACCCCCCTAATAAGACCCCCGCCCCGAAATGAAGACTCCTTCCCTTTTTGGAccttcagggctccccacggacgcccctctagtgcgtcccgggacccccactttcaatttttagagggtccatggacccccacagCAGAATGTTAGAGGGTCctaagggtccaaaagccgaaaagtcccagtgtacttataaaacattgtggtcacgtattGTGTACTGTGAAGTGTATTCTTCCTTGGAATATTTTAGGTGGACATGACAatccaggacccgctcttttaaagtctagtgcgtcccgggacccgcaattttaaagtctagtgcgtcccgggacccgctcttttaaagtctagtacgtcccgggacccgctcttttaaagtatagtgcgtcccgggacccgctcttttaaagtatagtgcgtcccgggaccccctcttttaaaatctagtgcgtccagggaccccctcttttaaaatctagtgcgtccTGCAGGGACCCCTTCcatacatttctagtacgtgtttccggcttctagtgcgtacaGGACACAGGGACGCGCTCTATGACATCCCTGTCTCTTTTCTCCTTCTTTCTGCTCAAAGTCTTTGTCAATTCATCCTtattctaagactccctcctctttaagacttcctcctgtttaagacccaattttctcagatgtgTAGAGGTCTTAAAGG of the Littorina saxatilis isolate snail1 linkage group LG14, US_GU_Lsax_2.0, whole genome shotgun sequence genome contains:
- the LOC138946933 gene encoding perlucin-like, coding for MQLNRFDAHVHWLLMLTVTHRVFVSEAAQSTARCPRGFTRVDQSCYRHLAQGATWLEARGYCDAMGTELVSVVTSEDARRLQGYLRSFFSANVVTGTTSTLPPDVPIQPTRSPFSRHIWMLGSDHFEQGFFVWMNKHHDDVTYANWAPGQPMKSRVGQVTCMALDREQDLKWTTMPCMQHMDYVCIASLQDTNGPIVG